GCGGCCAATATGCTGCGGACCTTTCTTTCCGTCCTGGGGATTGTCATCGGCGTAGCTGCGGTGATCATGATGGTAGCCATCGGTACCGGCGCCCAGGTGCAGATCACCGAGCAAATTGGCGGACTGGGCTCTAATTTGGTGACGGTGCATCCCGGCCGGGCCGTGGGTCGGGGTGGTCGGGTCAGCCGCGATGTCACCGATGTCTTTACCTTGGGTATGGCCCAGCAGATGCAGGACTCCTTAACGGGGGCCAAGAACGTGGCGCCGACGGTGGAGACCATGGGCCTAGCGGTATACGGCAACACCAATACTCGCACCCAGATAATTGGAGTCACCCCAGCCTATGAAGAGGTAGTGGATCACCATCCTGGATTAGGTCGGTACATCCACCATCTGGACCTGGAGGACAATGCCAAGGTAGCGGTTCTCGGTTCTGAAGTCGCGGAGGATCTCTTTGGTGCTGCTAACCCCATTGGCCAGGAAATCTCCCTGACCGTCAGCGGCCATCGGTTTACCTTCTTGGTGGTGGGCGTGATGGAGTCCAAGGGACAGGTGCTGTTCTCCAACTTTGATAACCGGATCTACGTCCCCATTACCACCCTGTTGAATCGGGCCATGTCTACTAAGTTTGTCAGCGGGTTCTCCATTCAGGCTATGAGTCAGGCCCATGCTAGGCCCTTGGTCGATGAGTTGGAGTTCTTCCTGCTCAACCGTTTGGGTGATTCCAACCAATTTCGGGTGATGAGTCAGGAAACCATTTTGGAGACGGTCTCCCAAGCCACCCAGACCATGACCTTGCTTCTGGGAGCCATCGCCGGAATTGCCCTGGTGGTGGGCGGAATTGGGATCATGAACATCATGCTGGTCACCGTCAGTGAGCGCACCCGGGAGATTGGCACCCGCAAGGCCATTGGAGCTAAGCGGCGGCATATACTCCTGCAGTTTCTGATGGAATCCATGACCTTGAGCGTATCGGGAGGATTGTTGGGCTTGGCCCTAGGTTGGGGCGGTGGCTACCTGGCCAGCCAAGCGGTGAATTGGCCCTTCTCCGTATCCTTAACTGCCGCGGCAGTGGCCATCGGCTTTTCCACGATGATCGGGTTGTTCTTTGGGATTTACCCCGCAGTGAAGGCAGCCAAATTGGATCCAGTGGTGGCTCTTAGTCATGAGTAGGTCGGTGGGGTAGGATTAGGGCAGAAGTGGAGTAATATAGTAACATTGCAGGCTTTATGAAAGAGCAGGCTACAAAAGGCTGGGAAAATGAAGGGCGGTCAACTGCTGCGAAGCAAATCGCAGACAGCTGACCGCCTATTGTTTTTCTTCCTCTTATCTTACTTCAGGTATTTGTCAAACCAGTTGGTGATTTCCTGCAGTCGACGGATACGGTGTTTCGGTTTGCCGCTGCGGCTCAGCTCGTGATTCTCCCCTCGGAACATGCACAGCCGGGCCTCGACGCCATGGTACTTCAAGGCGGTGAACATCTG
The sequence above is drawn from the Bacillota bacterium genome and encodes:
- a CDS encoding FtsX-like permease family protein, encoding AANMLRTFLSVLGIVIGVAAVIMMVAIGTGAQVQITEQIGGLGSNLVTVHPGRAVGRGGRVSRDVTDVFTLGMAQQMQDSLTGAKNVAPTVETMGLAVYGNTNTRTQIIGVTPAYEEVVDHHPGLGRYIHHLDLEDNAKVAVLGSEVAEDLFGAANPIGQEISLTVSGHRFTFLVVGVMESKGQVLFSNFDNRIYVPITTLLNRAMSTKFVSGFSIQAMSQAHARPLVDELEFFLLNRLGDSNQFRVMSQETILETVSQATQTMTLLLGAIAGIALVVGGIGIMNIMLVTVSERTREIGTRKAIGAKRRHILLQFLMESMTLSVSGGLLGLALGWGGGYLASQAVNWPFSVSLTAAAVAIGFSTMIGLFFGIYPAVKAAKLDPVVALSHE